From Triticum aestivum cultivar Chinese Spring chromosome 4A, IWGSC CS RefSeq v2.1, whole genome shotgun sequence, a single genomic window includes:
- the LOC123086207 gene encoding translationally-controlled tumor protein homolog: MLVYQDKLSGDELLSDSFPYRELENGVLWEVDGHWVVQGAVDVDIGANPSAEGGGDDEGVDDQAVKVVDIVDTFRLQEQPAFDKKQFISHMKRYIKNLSAKLEGDDLDAFKKNVESATKYLLSKLKDLQFFVGESMHDDGGVVFAYYKEGAADPTFLYFAHGLKEVKC; this comes from the exons ATGCTCGTGTACCAGGACAAGCTTTCCG GCGACGAGCTTCTGTCGGATTCGTTCCCTTACAGGGAGCTGGAGAACGGCGTGCTCTGGGAAGTCGATGGCCAT TGGGTCGTTCAAGGAGCAGTTGATGTGGACATTGGAGCCAATCCCTCTGCTgagggtggtggtgatgatgagggTGTTGATGACCAGGCCGTGAAGGTGGTTGACATTGTTGACACCTTCCGTCTTCAG GAGCAACCTGCTTTTGACAAGAAGCAGTTTATCTCTCACATGAAGCGCTACATCAAGAACCTCTCTGCCAAGCTTGAAGGGGATGACCTAGATGCTTTCAAGAAGAATGTTGAGTCCGCCACAAAGTATCTTCTTAGCAAGCTCAAGGACCTTCAGTT CTTTGTTGGCGAGAGCATGCATGATGATGGCGGCGTGGTGTTCGCCTACTACAAGGAGGGAGCTGCTGATCCAACTTTCCTGTACTTTGCACATGGGCTGAAAGAGGTCAAGTGCTAA